One window of Triticum dicoccoides isolate Atlit2015 ecotype Zavitan chromosome 5A, WEW_v2.0, whole genome shotgun sequence genomic DNA carries:
- the LOC119299007 gene encoding homeobox-leucine zipper protein HOX33, giving the protein MTRHRPWPPSHPPPPPHPHPLRAAAAAATGSGGGKKMARLSPGAAAPQVDTGKYVRYTPEQVEALERVYNECPKPSSLRRQQIIRDCPILCNIEPKQIKVWFQNRRCREKQRKESSRMQTVNRKLTAMNKLLMEENDRLQKQVSRLVYENASVKSLKTKIHKASAATTDTSCESVVTSGQQQALAAPRPQRDANNPAGLLAIGEETLTAFLSKATGTAVEWVQMMGMKPGPDSIGIIAVSHNCIGVAARACGLVSLEPTKVAEILKDRPSWYRDCRCVDILHVFPTGNGGTIELIYMQTYAPTTLAAPRDFWTLRYTCGLDDGSLVICERSLTQSTGGPSGPNTPGFIRAEVLPSGYLIRPCEGGGSMIHIVDHVDLDAWSVPEVLRPLYESPKIVAQKMTIAALRHIRQIAHESSGEIPYGAGRQPAVLRTFSQRLSRGFNDAVSGFPDDGWSLLTSDGAEDITITVNSSPNKLVGSHISPSPLFSAIGGGILCAKASMLVQDVPPALLVRFLREHRSEWADPGVDAYSAASLRASPYAVPGLRAGGFMGNQVILPLAHTLEHEEFLEVLRLEGHGFSHDEVLLARDMYLLQLCSGVDENASGACAQLVFAPIDESFADDAPLLPSGFRVIPLDTKTDVPSATRTLDLASALEVGSGGALRGSGDSPGGCSTRSVLTIAFQFSFENHLRESVAAMARQYVRAVMASVQRVAMAIAPSRLGSQIQLKHPPGSPEALTLASWIGRSYRAHTGEEIRWSDTEEADSPLKLLWNHSDAILCCSLKPAPMFTFGNNAALDMLETTLVNLQDISLEAILDDEGRKALCAEFSKVMQQGFAYLPGGVCKSSMGRQASYEQAVAWKVVGDDVAGAPHCLAFMFVNWTFL; this is encoded by the exons ATGACGCGCCACCGTCCTTGGCCTCCTtcccaccctcctcctcctcctcaccctcatcCTCTtcgggcagcagcagcagcagcgaccggcagcggcggcgggaaGAAGATGGCGAGGCTCTCCCCGGGGGCGGCGGCGCCGCAGGTGGACACGGGCAAGTACGTCCGCTACACGCCGGAGCAGGTGGAGGCGCTGGAGCGCGTCTACAACGAGTGCCCCAAGCCCAGCTCCCTCCGCCGCCAGCAGATCATCCGGGACTGCCCCATCCTCTGCAACATCGAGCCCAAGCAGATCAAGGTCTGGTTCCAGAACCGAAG GTGCCGGGAGAAGCAGCGCAAGGAGTCCTCCCGCATGCAGACGGTGAACCGGAAGCTCACCGCGATGAACAAGCTGCTGATGGAGGAGAATGACCGGCTGCAGAAGCAGGTGTCGCGTCTCGTCTACGAGAACGCGTCGGTCAAGAGTCTCAAGACTAAGATCCACAAG GCTTCTGCGGCCACCACGGACACGAGCTGCGAGTCTGTGGTGACGAGTGGTCAGCAGCAAGCCCTAGCAGCCCCGCGTCCGCAGAGGGATGCGAACAACCCAGCTGG TCTTCTCGCAATCGGTGAAGAGACCTTGACAGCGTTCCTGTCCAAGGCGACCGGAACTGCTGTCGAATgggtgcaaatgatgggaatgaag CCTGGTCCGGATTCCATTGGAATCATCGCTGTTTCGCACAATTGTATTGGCGTAGCAGCCCGAGCTTGCGGTCTTGTGAGCCTTGAGCCCACAAAG GTTGCCGAGATCCTCAAGGATCGTCCATCTTGGTATCGCGACTGTCGTTGCGTTGATATCCTCCATGTTTTCCCTACGGGTAATGGTGGAACTATCGAGCTAATCTACATGCAG ACTTATGCACCGACGACTTTGGCGGCACCACGCGACTTCTGGACACTCCGCTACACCTGCGGACTTGATGATGGCAGCCTTGTG ATCTGTGAAAGGTCATTGACTCAGTCCACGGGTGGTCCATCTGGGCCTAACACTCCTGGTTTTATCAGAGCCGAGGTGCTCCCTAGTGGTTATCTGATTCGACCATGCGAGGGAGGTGGCTCCATGATCCACATTGTGGATCATGTTGATTTGGAT GCTTGGAGTGTGCCTGAAGTCCTTAGACCGCTCTATGAATCTCCAAAGATCGTTGCACAGAAGATGACTATTGCG GCATTGCGACACATCAGGCAAATCGCGCATGAATCAAGTGGTGAAATCCCCTATGGTGCTGGGCGCCAGCCTGCAGTTCTCAGAACCTTCAGTCAAAGGCTCAGCAG AGGCTTCAACGATGCTGTGAGTGGATTTCCAGATGATGGTTGGTCTTTGTTGACGAGTGATGGTGCTGAGGATATTACCATCACAGTAAATTCATCGCCAAACAAGCTTGTCGGATCCCACATCAGCCCTTCACCGCTCTTTTCTGCCATCGGAGGTGGCATTTTGTGTGCGAAGGCATCAATGCTAGTGCAG GATGTCCCTCCTGCTTTACTTGTGCGATTTCTGAGGGAGCATCGCTCGGAATGGGCTGATCCTGGTGTTGATGCTTATTCTGCTGCCTCTTTGAGGGCCAGCCCATACGCAGTTCCAGGCTTAAGAGCTGGTGGATTCATGGGAAATCAGGTTATACTGCCACTCGCGCACACGTTGGAGCATGAAGAG TTCCTTGAGGTCCTTAGGCTGGAAGGACATGGTTTTAGCCATGATGAGGTGCTTCTTGCGCGAGATATGTACCTTCTGCAG CTTTGCAGCGGTGTTGATGAGAACGCTTCAGGCGCTTGCGCGCAGCTTGTCTTTGCACCTATTGATGAATCTTTTGCTGATGATGCACCGCTGCTACCCTCGGGCTTCCGTGTCATACCACTGGACACAAAGACG GATGTCCCATCTGCCACACGCACACTCGACCTGGCGTCTGCCCTTGAGGTTGGATCTGGTGGAGCATTGCGTGGTTCTGGTGACTCTCCTGGTGGATGCAGCACGAGGTCGGTGCTGACCATCGCCTTCCAGTTCTCATTCGAGAACCACCTCCGTGAAAGCGTGGCAGCAATGGCAAGGCAGTACGTGAGGGCTGTGATGGCATCCGTGCAGAGGGTGGCCATGGCAATAGCTCCTTCTCGCCTAGGCTCGCAGATCCAACTGAAGCACCCTCCAGGCTCCCCTGAGGCGCTTACACTTGCTAGCTGGATTGGCAGGAGCTACAG GGCTCACACTGGAGAAGAGATCCGTTGGTCGGACACTGAAGAAGCAGATTCTCCCCTGAAGCTTCTGTGGAACCACAGTGACGCGATACTCTGCTGCTCTCTGAAG CCTGCTCCTATGTTCACCTTCGGCAACAACGCGGCCCTGGACATGCTGGAGACGACTCTGGTGAACCTGCAGGACATCTCGCTGGAGGCGATCCTGGACGACGAGGGGCGCAAGGCCCTGTGTGCCGAGTTCTCCAAGGTCATGCAGCAG GGTTTCGCGTACCTCCCTGGTGGGGTGTGCAAGTCGAGCATGGGGCGGCAGGCGTCGTACGAGCAGGCGGTGGCGTGGAAGGTGGTGGGCGACGACGTGGCGGGCGCCCCGCACTGCCTCGCCTTCATGTTCGTCAACTGGACCTTCCTGTGA